A genomic region of Papaver somniferum cultivar HN1 chromosome 7, ASM357369v1, whole genome shotgun sequence contains the following coding sequences:
- the LOC113294083 gene encoding F-box protein At5g07610-like codes for MRIKLQITAHILRIFIDILSKILLCLPVKSIIALKIVCKQWDSVISDSSFQKSVEKKCRLSYSGTFMPKSLCLTNRFKETEHNFLDKDATSSVPLKTWVFGKSKEGIKIEQSCNGLLLCSSKIPTNCWGRAYYVYNPYTGKYKLIPRRCGFCSVASVRLAFDPSISPYYKVISLWSRRGGYQIDIYSSQTSSSKNCGEKIRLQAYVSSESGVYLNGSLNWMSSQGTLVYFEVDQEVIKHLAVTTYVIDGVRKRVCYFDVCRGHLQMIVQNNPGVGSCFDVLEMDTAYTGWDLKYRMDLESRLKVLYPDLVGDSLQCSVMLYDEVDTEGEGSPKLLLLIKCPLLVFGVITYDINDMHFRRIHSLEQPCICMFPEMRGVPSLRLFHYTGRLARV; via the coding sequence ATGAGAATAAAACTCCAGATTACTGCACATATCCTAAGAATCTTCATAGATATACTATCAAAGATTTTATTATGTCTACCAGTAAAGTCCATTATTGCGTTGAAAATAGTCTGCAAACAATGGGACTCGGTAATCTCAGATTCTAGTTTTCAAAAATCAGTTGAAAAGAAGTGTCGGCTTTCGTATTCTGGAACGTTTATGCCCAAATCATTGTGTTTGACGAATAGATTTAAAGAAACAGAACATAACTTTCTTGACAAAGATGCTACTAGTAGTGTCCCTTTAAAGACTTGGGTTTTTGGTAAGAGTAAAGAAGGAATAAAAATAGAACAGTCGTGCAACGGCCTTCTTCTGTGTAGTAGCAAGATACCGACGAATTGTTGGGGTCGTGCGTACTACGTTTATAACCCGTACACAGGAAAGTATAAACTCATACCTCGCAGATGCGGTTTTTGCTCGGTTGCTTCAGTAAGATTAGCTTTCGATCCATCAATATCACCTTATTATAAAGTAATAAGTTTATGGAGTAGACGAGGTGGCTATCAAATTGATATTTACTCTTCCCAGACATCCTCTTCCAAGAATTGCGGGGAAAAAATTCGATTACAGGCTTATGTTTCATCTGAATCAGGTGTCTACTTGAATGGTTCTTTAAACTGGATGAGCTCTCAGGGCACTTTAGTTTATTTTGAAGTTGATCAAGAAGTAATCAAGCATCTTGCAGTGACGACATACGTAATTGACGGAGTAAGAAAGAGGGTTTGTTACTTTGATGTTTGCAGGGGTCACTTGCAAATGATTGTGCAAAATAACCCAGGTGTAGGAAGCTGTTTTGACGTCTTGGAGATGGATACCGCGTACACTGGGTGGGATCTAAAATATCGCATGGATTTGGAATCGAGATTGAAAGTCTTATACCCTGACCTGGTTGGAGACAGTCTCCAATGTAGCGTAATGCTTTACGATGAAGTGGACACAGAAGGGGAAGGTTCGCCAAAGCTATTGCTGCTGATAAAATGTCCCCTCCTTGTTTTTGGGGTTATCACGTACGATATAAACGATATGCATTTCAGAAGAATTCATAGCCTGGAACAACCATGCATATGCATGTTCCCGGAAATGCGTGGAGTGCCATCCCTTCGTCTTTTCCATTATACGGGGCGTCTCGCTCGTGTTTGA